GTGGCAATAAAACAACACGAGGAGAGATATGTTATGAGTACATTACCCTTGAGAATACACTCCTTCTCCCAGGCTGCCTCATGAATAGGTGGAGGGGTGATGAAGATAACTTTATCAGCTGACACTCCATTTACAGCAAGAAGTTTGCTGATCTCCTTTAGGTTTTCTAAATACTCCTTCAGAGGGATGTGCTGTTGAGGGTTTTTGTCTTCATCaaataaaagaagcaaaacGACATTGGTTAAGCTCATTAATTCAGACATGACTGGTTCACATACAACCTACTTGAAACTACTGGTTCTGTCAGTGAAATCCACCTGCCAGTGCACAGTCGTTGGCTCCAAAGaagacagtgacagcagctaTTCTGTGGTCTGCTGAGTTCTGATTGTTGATGAGGCGAGGAAGAGCTATCTTGGCCCATCTGGAATTGTAGCCAGAAAGTCCCCTGTTTACAACATCACACTTCCTAAAAGggaaaattaaaatgtaaaaacgtatttttttccttcttcaaTGACGTAAAGGATGCAAAATCAAACAAATTCCGATAAATTGGATAAAACCGCTAGAAAACAAACTCACCTTGCAAGTTTATTAGCTATATCTGCACCCCAACCACTGGGCTGAAATGAAAACTGTAGGAAACAACAGAACAAGGGTTAAAACTAATTCTAAACTTATGCTAGGAGGCTAACTAGCAGCCCATGCTAAACCACTAGCTAGGTAAAACAGGAAAATGCACATTACCACACGCTTCAAGACTGTATTGTAACGCCGCAGCTAACCTGTGTGATGGAGTCCCCAAATAAAATCACTTTAGGCCAATTTACAGTTTTGAACTTGGACATTCTGAAGCTGTGGGAAGTGCTTGGACAAATAAATTCAAACTTCCGGGAGTATCACcgtgtttcacaataaaagtattTTATGTTGTAAATACATTCGATGATTCATGAATTAGATAACCTTGCTGTTATGTAACATATTTGTATAGAAATTATTACAGTGATAAAAGCTAACTATTATTATCAGAAGCCTTAAAATTTAAGGGTTAGTCGTAacatcaaacatttaacatGGCTGAAATTACCACACAATACTAACTATTGTATTTTTACTTGTTAACATTACTAGGAAActgtaacaaaaataaataaagtcgaCATTTTAGCGGTTTCTTCGATTTTGACCGGTAAGTCCGggacagtgacctttgaccactGGGAGGCGCTGCGGTGAGAGGAGACTCTCTGGGCGACTCGGAAATCAGCTTCTTCCTCGGCTGCCTTCAAACATGGCGGAGGTCAGGTTGTGTTTTGGAAGGAGAGTCTGCCACTTTGCGCATAAAACACGTAACCGTAACCTGTTGGGAAGTCAGAAGAAGCTAAGTAAATATGCAAGAGAGGCGTCTCGTCTGTCGGTGGGGTTTCTTTTGGGTGATACTCAATACAACCGACTGTACGGAGCGGAAGACGCCGCGGACGCGCTGACCGCGGAACTTTGTCAGCGCGTCGACGCAGGAGGACCTTCACGGTGTGACTCTGTCACTTTTAAAACGCATTCGCTTCTTGCTGCTAATCGTTGGGGCACTTCTCCCAGCCCCCGTTTGTTTTGGAGACATGCTTGGATTGATCAGAATGTCAGAGCTTACAGCGGCAACGGAACCGGAGCGGAGCCTCTTTACAAAAGCAAAACGGGCTATTATGAAGTGTTAGAGGTACCGCCCACTGCCACTCAGGCCCAGATAAAAACCGCCTACTACAAGCAGTCCTTCATCTACCACCCAGACCGAAACTCCGGCAGCGACCAGGCCACCACCCGCTTCTCTGAAATCAGCGAGGCCTACACGGTGCTGGGGAGCAAGGCCCTGAGGAAGAAGTACGACCGGggtctgctgtgtctgtcagaccTCACCGCCGCAAACAGACCCTCCGGCCGGGACTCCACCGGGGGCCCCGTGAGGCAGCCCGGGGGCAGCGGATCTGTGGCGGGCCAACATGTCCGGCGAGGCTCCTTTGACTTCGACACGTTTTACAAGTCCCACTACagcgagcagctgcagagagaaagagacatccGAGTCCGCAaggaggagatgatgaagaggaaaaagaagtcGATGGGTGAGCAGCATCTGGACAACATGCTGGAGGGAGTAGTCGGGATGCTGCTGGTGACAGGCTTGTGTGTATTGGTCAGCTTAAAGGTTGGCTGACATTCTGCTACTGAAGGGAAGCGGaggctgatgaggaagaatGTAATGCAAGCTAGAAACGCTGGATGGAGACGGATCTCAGTTGGAGCCCCGAACGCTTTAACATCACTTTCATCCGCCTTTTTCAAGGTGACACTGTGCAATATTGCAATTTGTAATGCAAATACTATTTCAGGAACAATCGTTGCTCGGCTGTACGTCAACCAATGTTATGGTTAAACTCTTCTGGCTTTTATACAGCAGATTTTTGAAATAAGTGAAGCAAGCTTCAAAGATGGTTTATTGCTATTTATGGCAAATTTGTAGCAATGTACTTTACCTTTATACTCCTACCACAGTTAATTTAAACAACATGCCTTGGACAATATTTTTTGTAAAGGTCAGTGGTTACATTGTCCACATATTTGACAAATAAATGCTTTATGCATCAGTGAAATTCAtgttcatctgtttttttaaaatgtatttaacacAAATAGAGTTTTCATCATAAACACATTTAGTGCATTTAGGAATTCACAGTACAGATAAAAATAACATCACATCAGTGCACGTTAGTAACTCAGGTCAGACCACACATACAGTGCATTAAAACATAtgaataaattatataataCATCAAAGTGCTTTGAAACAGTTATTAAAACGTTATTCCAAGTAGcttatttcttcttttatgtGGAGGTTCTGTTCTCTGGTCATGGATTTGGATCAATTCTTAAAAGGCTGAACTATTCTTTTCAGAACGTGGGACCAGCATAAGATCCATCAGCTGCACctcaataatataaataaaaacactgttcGGGTAGTAAAACACTATGGAGGTTAAACTAATGTCTAAGTCATTGTGATTCAGGTTATCCAGTTTTAGGCACAGATTCTCAGCTGTCTCACCCTCAGATTACAGGATTGAGGGCGTCGTAGAGCCGCTGCACTGCCAGCTCCACCATCTCTCTCAGGGAGTCGTCCTCTGTGGATTCATCCTCGTAGCACACAGACTAATGGGTGGAGATAAAGTCAGTAAGATCAAAAGGTAATGCATGGTTATGTTCCTTAGTGTGGCAGGATGAAAACTCCTCACCCTTGTTTCACAGCAAATATGAACCGTCTTTGTATCCACCGTCACATAGATTGTTTTACCATCTCTGAAATCCACACTTTCTTCTCCAAACATGTCCctaaagacagaaacagacacagaggctAAACACAATTATCTTCATCTGAGGAATGTGGTTTCTGTGAACCGTTTTACATTACACTCTGACTCAGCACAGCTGCACTCACTGCAGCATGACTTCAAGTCGAGTCTGGAACACATCCATGTCCATGCTGGTACTCTGGGTCTCCATCACTGTTGGTGAAATAATGACCAGAAACATTGCATTAGACCTCCAGAGGAAATCATCCCATTAAAGTTCTGCAAGCATTGACAGcacaaataaatgtttacaaAGTTAGATTAAACTGACCTTTCTGGGCCTTTGGATTCGACTGGACTTCCAGAACTACAGTCGTCACAGCATCAGCATACATGTCATTCAGAGGGTTAGCGATCCACTGGAACAGTATGTAATAGTCATTGTTTTATCTGTAATTAGTATTAGTATAAGTCACGAGTCTTGGTCTAAGCTTTAAAGCATCTTTTATCTGCTCTATAGATGAAAAATGGGATGTGACTGctcacctccagcagaaccataCCAGCCGTGTGGATCAGAGTGATGCTTTTAAAGATCTTCAGAGTGTTCTTCTCAGTTCCTTCCAACTCCTCTACATCACCTGgaacacagaaaagacaagaacagTCAGTTGAAATACATATCCagtgagaaagaaaacatttgcTGACTTACCGGTGAGGTTCCTCAGATGGCAGACGAGCAGCGAATACGGTCCAGTGAAGGGGATTGCCTGGGTCTGTTTCACTGTACTCATAGCCAGCTCTGTATAAGCTGCAACACGAACACATCAGGTCACTGTACAATGCTTGCTGCACATGGGATCCCATACTGCAGGAGGATGAATCTGAGAAACTGAATGTGACCTACTAGACAAGTCTGAGGGATTAAGTATGTGGTAGTTGAAGTTCTTTTTTACCAGTATGCCTGACACCCTCTGACCCTGAACACACTTCTTATCAGCCAGAGAGCCCATTACCTAAGAACAGGGAGTCTTATTGTAAATCTGTTTAAACTAAATTACATTGAATCATCTAAACCATTACTGTCCAGTTTTTTTCAGTATTAGGATTGTTAGGAATTTATTGACCTTGGCCAGTTTCTCTCCTCTGAAATTGAGGGTGACAGCTTCTGTGTTGCGTGGATTGTGGACTTCAATATGAACTTGGTCATTATCCTCATACTCTCTGATCAGTGCAGCCTTCAGACGGGCCATCTCATTCTGCTCCCCATGGACCAGGATCTaaagaaaaaattaaacaaGCAGGTCTCACCTTAAAGTTAGTCTTAAACAACTAATGGTCAaggctttattttattttactcctACCACATGTGGTGGCTTGAGTGCTCTGATAAACTCGCTGGTCTGCTGGTAGTCTGTGTGGGCAGAGAAGGAAATGTAGTCCACCGACATCTTCAGCTGAAGCTTCTGTCCTGACATGGTGGTGATCTCCTCTGGCTCAGACATGATGTGCTGGAGAGagcacacaataaaacatcCAAGTTAACTAGAGCTAACTATTGTTAACCCAAGAAAATGCATCTGATAAGAAATATGCCAGTGCAGTGCATTGATTCACTAACCTTGGCCAGCGTACCCTCCACACAGTATCCAGCTATGATGACCCCATTCCTTTTATCAGTGCACCAACTCTCAAAAAGCTCCCTGGACAATCCACTCTGCATCATTCCTGGAGACGCCATCACCACACTGGGACCAATGTCATCAAAGTGATCCATGCTCTAAAACAAATTACCACAGGTTGTATTTTCAACCGCTCCCTCCAAAACGAGTAAAACCTGGAGTACATTTTGTGGTGGTATCTGTAACACTCTGTACCTTGAGATTGCTGATATGCTTGAAAACAAAAGGGTTGTTAATGTTAATGGCTTTGCGGATCTTGTCATTCATTGCGTTGACGTAGGTCTGGTACACAGCCATGCACTTTTTAGCCAGGGATGAAGCATAGTAAATTGGAATGTCGTGGAGTTCTGGGTGGTTCTGCCAATACTCGTCTACAGTAAAGCATAAGGAGGGGAATTTATAAAGACCTCTAGCTTATAACGTAGAAAAAACAACTGATAAAATGCATAATATTTACattgtattgcatttaaaaCAGACATTCAATAATGGTGACAGGCACAACCGCAGTAATTTTAACCAAAATACAGGCATTAAAAATTCACCGAGGATGAGCAGCAGTTCCTGGGCCCGTCCTAAGGCAAACACAGGAATCAAACAGCGGCCTTCTCTGTTGACAATGTCATGGACTGTGTTACAGAAGCGAGCTTCTCGCTCCTCCCTCTTTTCATGGATGTGGGTGCCGTAGGTCGACTCCTACAGAGAAATAATAGGATTATTGATACTGATCAAATAAAAAGGAACCTTCATCTACAAGCATATTTCATTTAGGCATTGTGTCATACTATGATAAGAATGTCAGGTTTGACACTGGGAATCTCAGCTGCCATTAGGTGCCTGTCTTCTTGTCGAGAGAAGTCTCCCGTGTAAAGCAGCTGTAGagtcaaacaaaaacagacaatacATAGACAAGACAGTAATTGCTTAGCAATTACACCTTGGAAATTTCTTCTCAGTGACAGATTTCTCACAAGTGAAAATATTTACTGGAAAGTAGATGCATACAGACAAGTGGGCAATGTTACCTTGACTCCAGCTATTTCAATCATAAACATGGCAGCTCCCAGCACGTGCCCCGCATGGTAACACCAGAACTTGATTCCAGCCACTTCTTTGACCTCATGGAAGTTGATGGTTTCAATCTTATCCATGCTCTCTTCCAAGTCAGTCTCAGTGTACAGCATGTCATCTGCAGCGATATTGCTGCaataaatggaaaaaacaaTTAGGAAAATGTTGGAAGCTTCTATTCAATTTAGCAAAATAGGTTGACCTAGTGAGAAAAGAGTTTCTGCCTCCTACCTGACTTTGACGTAGTCTGACAGTAGCCACCGGTAAATGGCTTTTGTGGCATGGGTCATGAAGGTTCTGCCTTTAAAGCTGGTCTTCTGGAGAAACCAGGGCAGGGCTCCACAGTGATCCAGGTGGAAACTGAACAGAGGACACATCAATCAAGGAAGTTCTTTGCCATCATGACCTAGACTACAACAACATATAAGACTTTGTAATTCTGGTACAggaaaacaccaaaacacaaagaggccaTCAAGACTCACTggctgatgagcagcaggtctATCTCAGCTGGGTCGATCAAGTCTATGTAGGGAAGAGCATCCATCCCCTCCAAGCCAGGGTGAATGCCACAGTCCAGCTACCAAacacaaatgtaatttatttgaCTGACCCACATTAGTCCTGTGAGCTTATAAAAATCATAGCTTCAAATATATTGTTCAAAACATGTTATGACATAGGCACCCACCATTATTTTCCTTCCTTTAAACTCTAAGATGATGCATGACCTCCCGACCTCCTGACCAGCCCCACTGTACACGGGAGAATATAATTGGAGCTTTAGCCATGTGTATTTAGGATCACTGTGCTAGTACATGAAACAGACATCAGAAATAggcaataaaacaataaaaagctaACTCACAGCGGGCGAATAAGGAGCTGGTCACTTTCCTCAGCAGGAACAATCACTTCTACTTTGCGCTTTGTAGCCATATTTGTGAAAATATTCACTTAaaattgaataataaaataaaaatactgctACATCGCCCCATTTGCTGGATGAATGAGAGGGGGCGTCCTCCTGAACGGCACGCTTCCGGTGGTGTACCAAAATAGCTCCGATGAAAACCAGGAGCGCTCACTAAAGTTCCGAAACAAACACTCGAGACGTAAATTTTATATAGAGTAATATGTTAAAAGTGATATAGCTGTCGGGAGTGTATTAGaaaatatttgtaattatttatttatcgaCGCAACCTCAAAGCAGTGCATATTTTATTAAGATAAATGCTAAACCCTAAAATTGCGTTTGCAGATTGCAGCGTCCCCTTTAAGCGTTGGGTGGAGGCTGTAAAACTCAAAGGGAAGCCAAAGAGTCAGTGGAGGTAAACAGAAAGCGTCTTTTAGGGACGATTTACTCTCAGAGGTGCGACGAGACACACGGTACAACAGGTAGGCCCGGTGCCGCCGGCTGGGTTAGCGGCGATCCGTAGGTCGCGTCGGGTTTGGACCCTCAAAGTTCTGGGTTTTCAGCGAGAGTGAGAGGATGAACGTGGTGAGGGGACATTAAAGGCGTGGGTGGAGAGGGACGGTGTCATTCAAACTTTTACTTTTCCTTTAGGTTGCAACAGTTTCCGCTTTCTCTACAGTGTTTAGTGAATTTAATGTAAACGTAACTTTTGATAGAtctgttatttttaataaaaggggAATAAGTTGCCTTTTAAGACTTTTGGCAAAGTCCCACTATTTACTCAAAGTTGTAAACTATATATACTATAGTCTATAAAAGGCATATGTGCCACTTTTAAAAAGAATTCTATGATAATAATTTTAGTTTCACTTCTAGACTCGCATTCATCCATAATTTAAACTGTACACCAGTCTGTGCTGCACATTAAATTATTCATTGTCCCTGCTGGGACTGGAGAAGGCGGAGCTGCCTGTGTTTGCTGAGCTCGGCGCTCTGTGATGGTCCAGGTCGGCCGGCTGGAGGGCTAGATGCGGTCGTCATGGTGAAGGATGTTTCGGAAGGTCAAGaagcgccacagcagcagcagctcgcagAGCAGTGAGATCAGCACCAAAAGCAAGGTGAAACACAGACGCGCACGCCAAGCGGTTCTCAGACAAGGCTCTTCCGTCATTTCACCAAcggcttcctgtgtttgtgtgggtgcaGTCAGTGGACTCCAGTTTGGGAGGACTGTCCAGATCGAGCACCGTCGCCAGCCTTGATACAGACTCCACCAAGAGCTCAGGTCAGTATTGACTGGCACCTCTACTTGGGCCACTCCTCTTTCTGCTCCCGTCTCATTGTTTCACATGTGGGTTCTTTTAGGTAACAGCGCATCTGATACGTGTGCTGAGTTCCGCGTGAAATATGTTGGAGCTATCGAGAACTTAAAGTTTGAAATGAGTAAAACCCTTCAGGAGCCTCTGGACCTCATCAACTATATAGATGCTGCTCAGGTACGAAGCTATAGATTTTTTAAGAAGTCTGCAGTAAACCCATCATTAATTTATGAATGCATCAATGTGCTTGGCTTCGCAGCAAGATGGAAAGCTGCCCTTTGTGCCGGGAGACGAGGAGATGAGCCTTGGAGTTTCTAAGTATGGTGTGAAAGTGGCCTCGCTGGACCAGTGTGTGAgtaacaaagcagcagaaaaatggACAAAATGTATTCACCTCAATGAGCATTTGCTGACGAGGCGATGTTCATGTGGTCAGAACGTGCTGCATCGCCACCCGCTCTACCTGATCGTGCGCATGCTGTGTTACGACGACGGCCTCGGCGCCGGCAAGAACCTCCTGGCCCTCAAAACCACCGATGCAGAACAAGCGGACTGCAGCATCTGGGTGTACCAGTGCGCCAGCGCGGTGAGTGCGGCGCCGCCGCGGCCTCCGCCTGCGGCCGCGCAGCCTCTGACCGgcgctctgcgtgtgtgttgtctgtccaGGAGCAggcgcagtccatctgcaagGTGCTGTCCTCTTCCTTCGACTGCGCTCTGATGTCGGACAAGTCCTGAGGCCACGGAACCAACACCAGGAACCACCGCAGCTGCATTGTCTCTGTCGAAAGATTGCAACCGTTTCCTCTTTTTGCCGTCGTGTCTTTAACATATGCCGTTTGCAGGACTTGAGCTTTGATGCATTATGTACTGGTTGCCCATTCAACACAGATGTGACTTTAATTTAATCATATCCCTGGAAGTTTACCTCACATGTGCCTTTGGGcctttcataataataataattataatggCAAAAGGGATGATGTTGCATTAAGACAGTGATGTTAATGTTT
Above is a window of Betta splendens chromosome 22, fBetSpl5.4, whole genome shotgun sequence DNA encoding:
- the LOC114847945 gene encoding cleavage and polyadenylation specificity factor subunit 3 isoform X1 encodes the protein MATKRKVEVIVPAEESDQLLIRPLGAGQEVGRSCIILEFKGRKIMLDCGIHPGLEGMDALPYIDLIDPAEIDLLLISHFHLDHCGALPWFLQKTSFKGRTFMTHATKAIYRWLLSDYVKVSNIAADDMLYTETDLEESMDKIETINFHEVKEVAGIKFWCYHAGHVLGAAMFMIEIAGVKLLYTGDFSRQEDRHLMAAEIPSVKPDILIIESTYGTHIHEKREEREARFCNTVHDIVNREGRCLIPVFALGRAQELLLILDEYWQNHPELHDIPIYYASSLAKKCMAVYQTYVNAMNDKIRKAININNPFVFKHISNLKSMDHFDDIGPSVVMASPGMMQSGLSRELFESWCTDKRNGVIIAGYCVEGTLAKHIMSEPEEITTMSGQKLQLKMSVDYISFSAHTDYQQTSEFIRALKPPHVILVHGEQNEMARLKAALIREYEDNDQVHIEVHNPRNTEAVTLNFRGEKLAKVMGSLADKKCVQGQRVSGILVKKNFNYHILNPSDLSTYTELAMSTVKQTQAIPFTGPYSLLVCHLRNLTGDVEELEGTEKNTLKIFKSITLIHTAGMVLLEWIANPLNDMYADAVTTVVLEVQSNPKAQKVMETQSTSMDMDVFQTRLEVMLQDMFGEESVDFRDGKTIYVTVDTKTVHICCETRSVCYEDESTEDDSLREMVELAVQRLYDALNPVI
- the LOC114847945 gene encoding cleavage and polyadenylation specificity factor subunit 3 isoform X2 — protein: MATKRKVEVIVPAEESDQLLIRPLGAGQEVGRSCIILEFKGRKIMLDCGIHPGLEGMDALPYIDLIDPAEIDLLLISHFHLDHCGALPWFLQKTSFKGRTFMTHATKAIYRWLLSDYVKVSNIAADDMLYTETDLEESMDKIETINFHEVKEVAGIKFWCYHAGHVLGAAMFMIEIAGVKLLYTGDFSRQEDRHLMAAEIPSVKPDILIIESTYGTHIHEKREEREARFCNTVHDIVNREGRCLIPVFALGRAQELLLILDEYWQNHPELHDIPIYYASSLAKKCMAVYQTYVNAMNDKIRKAININNPFVFKHISNLKSMDHFDDIGPSVVMASPGMMQSGLSRELFESWCTDKRNGVIIAGYCVEGTLAKHIMSEPEEITTMSGQKLQLKMSVDYISFSAHTDYQQTSEFIRALKPPHVILVHGEQNEMARLKAALIREYEDNDQVHIEVHNPRNTEAVTLNFRGEKLAKVMGSLADKKCVQGQRVSGILVKKNFNYHILNPSDLSTYTELAMSTVKQTQAIPFTGPYSLLVCHLRNLTGDVEELEGTEKNTLKIFKSITLIHTAGMVLLEIKQ
- the iah1 gene encoding isoamyl acetate-hydrolyzing esterase 1 homolog isoform X2; the encoded protein is MSKFKTVNWPKVILFGDSITQFSFQPSGWGADIANKLARWAKIALPRLINNQNSADHRIAAVTVFFGANDCALADKNPQQHIPLKEYLENLKEISKLLAVNGVSADKVIFITPPPIHEAAWEKECILKGCPLNRLNAVAGQYAQACVEAAGQCGADVLDLWTLMQKDGQDYTAYLSDGLHLSEKGNQFVAQHLWELLERRVVDLPFILPYWGDVNAESPESSLLCSE
- the iah1 gene encoding isoamyl acetate-hydrolyzing esterase 1 homolog isoform X1, encoding MSKFKTVNWPKVILFGDSITQFSFQPSGWGADIANKLARKCDVVNRGLSGYNSRWAKIALPRLINNQNSADHRIAAVTVFFGANDCALADKNPQQHIPLKEYLENLKEISKLLAVNGVSADKVIFITPPPIHEAAWEKECILKGCPLNRLNAVAGQYAQACVEAAGQCGADVLDLWTLMQKDGQDYTAYLSDGLHLSEKGNQFVAQHLWELLERRVVDLPFILPYWGDVNAESPESSLLCSE
- the itgb1bp1 gene encoding integrin beta-1-binding protein 1 — translated: MFRKVKKRHSSSSSQSSEISTKSKSVDSSLGGLSRSSTVASLDTDSTKSSGNSASDTCAEFRVKYVGAIENLKFEMSKTLQEPLDLINYIDAAQQDGKLPFVPGDEEMSLGVSKYGVKVASLDQCNVLHRHPLYLIVRMLCYDDGLGAGKNLLALKTTDAEQADCSIWVYQCASAEQAQSICKVLSSSFDCALMSDKS
- the LOC114847946 gene encoding dnaJ homolog subfamily C member 30, mitochondrial-like, translating into MAEVRLCFGRRVCHFAHKTRNRNLLGSQKKLSKYAREASRLSVGFLLGDTQYNRLYGAEDAADALTAELCQRVDAGGPSRCDSVTFKTHSLLAANRWGTSPSPRLFWRHAWIDQNVRAYSGNGTGAEPLYKSKTGYYEVLEVPPTATQAQIKTAYYKQSFIYHPDRNSGSDQATTRFSEISEAYTVLGSKALRKKYDRGLLCLSDLTAANRPSGRDSTGGPVRQPGGSGSVAGQHVRRGSFDFDTFYKSHYSEQLQRERDIRVRKEEMMKRKKKSMA